The following are encoded together in the Zonotrichia albicollis isolate bZonAlb1 chromosome 10, bZonAlb1.hap1, whole genome shotgun sequence genome:
- the DAPL1 gene encoding death-associated protein-like 1, with the protein MALRKSVPPGRRPPAVKAGGMRVSKKQENGPVEKNAKLPGKEKSSAIVSFTKPQNMGVLVAEALNKMSHKIHAATLQVAHQKPQPTLEKFILPKRIYIIQQPRKC; encoded by the exons ATGGCGCTGAGGAAGAGTGTCCCGCCGGGCCGCCGCCCTCCCGCAG TTAAAGCTGGAGGTATGAGAGTGTctaaaaagcaagaaaatggaCCTGTTGAGAAAAATGCTAaacttccaggaaaagaaaagtcAAG TGCTATTGTCAGTTTTACAAAACCTCAGAACATGGGAGTCTTGGTAGCAGAAGCACTGAACAAA ATGAGCCACAAAATCCATGCAGCAACATTACAAGTGGCTCACCAAAAGCCACAACCTACCTTGGAGAAGTTCATACTGCCTAAAAGAATTTACATTATTCAACAGCCACGGAAATGTTAA